The proteins below are encoded in one region of Zootoca vivipara chromosome 10, rZooViv1.1, whole genome shotgun sequence:
- the LOC118091533 gene encoding DNA excision repair protein ERCC-6-like has translation MTLVKKKTSRKQVEQYQRYVTQAEQESMDGNLEESLKLYSQADEIQPGESLKGCIKNLEEKLVTLNLDQESDEYVDVCRSGLLLYKEIHDKLFEHQKEGVAFLYSLFRDGRKGGILADDMGLGKTIQIIAFLSGMFDADLVRHILLIMPITLVNNWVQEFVKWAPGIRVKVFHGTSRKERRQNLERVQSRKGVLLTSYQMILANWEQLSTLDQQEFVWDYIILDEAHKIKSPSAKTTKSVYGIPAKNRVLLTGTPVQNNLRELWALFDFACQGALLGTAKTFRMEYENPITKAREKDATPGEKALGLKISENLMTIIQPYFLRRSKGTLQSLSSERESASPGKDHSTAVLEMPSLPRKNDFIVWVYLAPMQEDIYRNFLDLDHIKELLMTTRSPLAELTVLKKLCDHPRLLSAQACIQLGLEVSGYSEQEEGEAEAISDMTREIKHVPSQVLIEESGKLRFLLALLENLREEGHQTLVFSQSRKMLDIIECILTHRRFKVMRIDGTVTCLAEREKRIGAFQNDKGYSVFLLTTQVGGVGLTLTAASRVVIFDPSWNPATDAQAVDRAYRIGQKENVVIYRLITCGTVEERIYRRQVFKDSLIRQGTGDKKNPYRYFTKQELRELFTLEDTRSSVTQLQLQSLHANQRNSDLQLDEHIAYLHSLHMFGISDHDLMYSRETAHEEQPEDEEAHQYIEHRVQKAQELVQLESQLVDAKQQKRP, from the coding sequence ATACGTGACCCAAGCAGAGCAAGAGTCCATGGACGGAAATCTGGAAGAATCCCTCAAACTTTACAGCCAGGCTGATGAAATCCAGCCCGGCGAAAGTCTGAAGGGGTGCATCAAAAACCTGGAGGAGAAGTTGGTGACCCTGAATTTGGATCAGGAGTCAGATGAATATGTGGACGTCTGCCGGAGTGGGCTCCTGTTGTACAAGGAGATACACGACAAGCTGTTTGAGCATCAGAAGGAAGGCGTCGCCTTTTTGTACAGTCTCTTCCGAGATGGAAGGAAAGGTGGCATTCTGGCCGATGATATGGGTTTGGGGAAGACCATCCAGATCATCGCCTTTCTTTCAGGGATGTTCGATGCGGACCTGGTCAGGCACATCTTACTTATCATGCCAATTACCTTGGTTAACAACTGGGTGCAAGAGTTTGTCAAGTGGGCCCCGGGAATCCGGGTGAAGGTTTTCCACGGCACTAGCCGGAAGGAACGGCGCCAAAACCTGGAACGGGTGCAGAGCAGAAAGGGGGTCCTTCTTACCTCCTACCAGATGATCTTGGCCAACTGGGAACAGCTCTCCACTTTGGACCAGCAGGAGTTCGTCTGGGACTACATCATCTTGGACGAAGCGCACAAGATTAAATCGCCGTCGGCTAAAACCACCAAGTCGGTGTATGGCATCCCCGCCAAAAACCGCGTCCTCCTTACAGGGACGCCAGTGCAGAACAACCTCCGAGAGCTGTGGGCTCTCTTTGATTTTGCTTGCCAGGGGGCACTGCTGGGCACAGCCAAAACCTTCCGGATGGAGTATGAAAATCCCATCACCAAGGCCCGGGAGAAGGACGCAACTCCCGGAGAAAAAGCTCTAGGCCTTAAGATCTCCGAGAACCTGATGACCATCATTCAGCCATATTTCTTGCGGCGAAGTAAAGGCACGTTACAGAGTCTGAGCTCAGAACGAGAAAGCGCCTCGCCTGGAAAGGATCACAGCACTGCTGTTCTAGAGATGCCATCTCTCCCGAGGAAAAACGACTTCATTGTGTGGGTTTACCTAGCGCCCATGCAAGAAGACATCTATAGGAACTTCCTTGACTTGGATCATATCAAGGAACTGCTAATGACGACGCGTTCCCCGTTGGCTGAGTTGACCGTCTTGAAGAAACTCTGCGATCACCCCAGGCTTCTGTCTGCTCAAGCTTGCATCCAGCTCGGCTTGGAGGTCTCGGGCTACTCTGAGCAAGAGGAAGGCGAAGCTGAGGCCATTTCCGACATGACCCGCGAAATCAAACACGTGCCCAGTCAGGTTCTGATCGAGGAGTCCGGCAAGTTGAGGTTCCTCTTGGCGCTGCTGGAGAATCTGCGGGAAGAAGGGCACCAAACTCTCGTGTTCTCCCAGTCGAGGAAAATGCTCGATATCATAGAGTGTATCTTGACTCACCGGCGTTTTAAGGTGATGCGTATCGACGGGACGGTGACTTGTTTAGCGGAGCGGGAGAAGAGGATTGGCGCATTTCAGAACGACAAAGGCTATTCGGTCTTCCTCTTGACCACGCAGGTGGGGGGCGTTGGGCTCACCTTAACTGCCGCTTCCCGCGTGGTGATATTTGATCCCAGCTGGAACCCTGCCACGGACGCACAAGCCGTCGACCGGGCTTACAGGATCGGGCAGAAGGAGAACGTTGTGATCTACAGGCTCATCACCTGCGGGACGGTGGAGGAGAGGATCTACCGGCGCCAGGTCTTCAAGGACTCGCTCATACGGCAGGGCACGGGCGATAAGAAGAACCCCTACAGGTATTTCACCAAGCAGGAGCTGAGGGAGCTCTTCACGCTGGAAGATACCAGGAGCTCGGTGACGCAGCTGCAGCTCCAGTCTTTGCACGCCAACCAAAGGAATTCGGACCTGCAACTGGACGAGCACATTGCGTATCTCCACTCTTTGCACATGTTCGGCATATCGGATCACGACCTGATGTACTCGCGTGAAACGGCTCACGAGGAGCAACCGGAAGACGAGGAGGCCCATCAGTACATTGAGCACAGGGTCCAGAAAGCCCAAGAACTGGTGCAGCTGGAGTCTCAGCTCGTAGACGCGAAACAGCAGAAACGCCCATAA